One genomic segment of Candidatus Bathyarchaeia archaeon includes these proteins:
- a CDS encoding translation initiation factor eIF-1A has product MGKKKVISEEEMDELVLPSGNDVLGIAMKLLGYDRVLVKCQDGYERICRIRGKLKRRFWIRIGDVVLVSPWDFQYETRGDIIWRYTKGQAEHLRKMGFLTIE; this is encoded by the coding sequence TTGGGTAAGAAGAAAGTTATTAGCGAGGAAGAAATGGATGAGCTTGTACTACCCTCAGGGAATGATGTTCTAGGTATAGCTATGAAGCTACTCGGTTATGATCGGGTTTTAGTAAAATGCCAAGATGGATATGAACGTATATGCCGTATAAGGGGTAAACTAAAACGTAGGTTTTGGATAAGAATTGGTGATGTTGTTCTTGTATCCCCTTGGGATTTTCAGTATGAGACACGTGGAGACATAATTTGGCGTTATACAAAAGGGCAAGCTGAGCATTTACGGAAAATGGGTTTTTTAACTATTGAGTGA